GTGTAGATTCTGCCCCCGCGCCGCCTCGACCAGGGCTACGGTGTAGCCGGTCCGGGGATGACAGGGAACCCGCACCGGTCCTGCTTCGATTCGATCGGTCGTGTCCCGCAGCAACCGCATCGATGCCTCGATCTCACCGGCCTTGACCTGAAAACGCGCCAGTACATCACCGGCTTCGGCAGTGATCAGTTTGGGCTTTAATTCGACATACAACCCGTAAGGATGATCGAGACGGGTATCGATATGCGCTCCGGACGCTCGCGCCGCCGGCCCGGAGAGGTTGAGGGGAACGACGAGCGACGGATCGATCACGCCGGTCGTTTCCAGCCGGTCGATGATCCAAACGGAGTTATAGATACCTTCAAGGGCAGTCTTGAAGCGCGTTTTGAAGACACTCTCGTAAGTGCGCAGCTCCTTGAGTTTGTCGTCTGGAATATCCCGCGACAGGCCGCCCGGGACTATGGTGTCTTTCAAAAACCGCGAACCCGTCAGTGCCGCGTTCCAACGCAGAATCTCTTCCCTCAGCACGAAGAACGGCGCCGCTCCTACCGGATAAGCCGCATCCACTGCCATGCCGGCCAGGTCGCCCAGGTGGGAATAGATACGTTCAAGTTCCAGCAGGATCAGCCGCAGTTGCGAAGCGCGCACCGGCAGATCGATCCCGGCGATACGTTCGGCGGCCATGGCAAAGGCGCAGGCGTTGGCGGCGGTCTCGTCGCCGGAAATGGCCTCGGCGATCTTTAGCGCTTCATCGGGTGTTTTACCTTCAGCCAGTTTTTCCAGCCCGCGGTGTTTCCAGAAGTGGCGGATCTCCAGATTGAAGATGGTCTCGCCGATGACGCTGAAACGAAAATGCCCCGGCTCTATGATGCCGGCATGCACCGGTCCCACCGGTATCTGGTACATGCCTTCACCCTTGAATTCCTTGAACCGGTACTCTCTCTTCGAGGTAATATCAGCGGGTTCGATATGGCGGCCGTCGAACGATTTTAACAGCGGGTGGAAGTTGTCCGGATAAGATTCGTGCAGGAAAAGACGGCGGGTATCGAAAGCCCCTTCGAACTCGATGCCGAAACCGTCGGCTACCTCGCGTTCATAATAGGCGGCGATCGGGAACGTAGCGGCGATCGACATGCCGCGGTTGGCGGTAAGCGGAACCTGTAAAACAAAAAGACCAGCGGCGCCGCGGCGCTCGAAACAATAGAACAGGGTGAAATCCCGGCCCTCGAACTTCTCGATGACCCAGAGACCGGAAAGAACTAAATCCCCGCGCTTCTTGAGAACTTTTACCGCCTCAAGGAGGGCGACGACGCTGAGCGCCAGGTAATCAATGCCGTCCGGTCCGTGCCGGCCCCGGCCATTGAATCCCCGGTTGCGGAGTTCTTCTTCGACTTGCGCGCTTAGATCATCCATATTCATCTAAAAACCCAGATCCGTCACGATAGTGTCGAGTATTGTTTCCAGCCAGCCCGGCAGATATAAACCCATCGCAAAAAGAGCCATAATCGCTGCTATGATCGGCAGTTTCATGGTCAGCGGTGTCGGGTAGCGTTCTACCGGATCGCCGGCTCCCTGGGAGAAAACCCGTACCAGGTAATAGCCGAACCCTGCCGCCACCAGCAGGAAGCCGGCCAGTACGCCGATAAACAACGGCAGCGCCTGGGAAGCCATGATCGAGAGGATATTGAACTTAGCCAGAAATACCGGCAGCATCGGTACGCCTATGGCTGCGGCGGCTCCTAAAATGAGCCCCCAGGCTGCCAAAGGTTGCAGACCGAAGGGGTTTGTCACCGCGAAAAACTTGTTCGACCGGTACTGGCGGTGGAATATACCCGCGGAAAAAAACAGGAGCGCCTTGACCAGGGCATTGCCCGCTTTATGGAAGAGCGCCCAGAATAGGGCGAGCGGCGAACCCAGTCCCAGGGCCAGGAGAATCAACCCGGTCTGCTCGATGCCGGAAAAGGCGATCAGCTTTTTAGTGTTGGTGCGGGCGATCAGCGCCAGGCCTGCCACCAGGATGCTGGCCGCGCCGAAGGTGATCAGCAGCGGGTTCAGGAAGGCGTCATCACCAGCGCGGTGGCCGATGGCGTATAACCGGAAGATGGCGTAGAGCCCCAGGTTCAGCACCGCCCCGGAAACCACCGCCACCACCGAGGGGGCGCGCACATAGACCGTCGGCAGCCAGGTATGGAAGGGCACCACGCCGGCCTTGGCGGCAAAGCCGATGAACAGGAAAACGAAGGCAAAGCTGTAAAGTCGCGGCGAGATCGACGCGGCCGAAGCCATGAGTTCCGTCCAGTTGAGCGTCCCGCCGGGGAAAACCTCGCGGGAAAGGGCGAACAGGATGATGATGCCGATGAAGGCGAATAACATGGCGGTGGAGGTGACGAAGACGTATTTCAGGGCGGCGGTGATGTTTTCCCGCGCCTTGAGAGTAACCAGGAGGATCACGGAGAACAGCGTCGAAAGCTCGGCGAAGATCCACAGGAGCGCCAGGTTGTTCGACAGAAACCCCAGGACGATCACCAGCGGCAGCAGGGCGAACGCCCCATAAAAAAGACCGAGAAGGGATCGATCGATCTCGCCCCGGTCCAACAGCGACGCCAGATAACCCCGGGCATAAACGGCCGACAGCAGGAAGAGCGTCGAGGTGATGACTGTTTCGTAAGCGCCCAGGGTATCCACGAAGAAATAGCCGTTTTCGAGCAGAAATATCGGCAATTCGGCTGTGATCAGCCAGAGCGACAGTGCCATGTAGCCCGCCGCTTCGACGATGATGAGGGTATTCAGCACACTGCCGTCGATGTCCGGCCGGAAACGGCCGAGGAAGAAAGACAAGCCGGCGATGACCAACGCGGGCGCGGCGAAAGCGATGATGATGAAACTGTCCATCAGTCCTCGAAGTCCAGTCCCAGTTGATTCAGCCGCTTGTGGAAGGCCTCCACCGAGGAGTCGATGCCGAAGGCCAGCACCGCCGAGAGAACGATGATCATCAGCAGATCGACCACGATCAGGACTTCGATGATGAAGGGCATCTCGGCGATGAACAGGCTGAACAGCAGTACGCCGTTCTCCATCGACAGATAGCCGATGATCTTGGTGATGACCTTCTTGCGGCTCATGATGACCATCATGCCCATGAGGGCCAGCGACACGCCGATAACGGCGCCCAGGATGAACAGGGGGCCGGCATCGAGGGCAGCGGACAGGGCGCTGAAGGCCTGGTAAACGACGA
The genomic region above belongs to Dehalogenimonas sp. THU2 and contains:
- a CDS encoding hydrogenase subunit codes for the protein MSEIFIGDDLVKILLVLVLGTAALVITQRSLTSLISIYAIQSVILAAIAMSLYSREATGSLLFMAILTIISKVIIIPFFLKRLLKVMPIKRDLEFRYLTPIGSIILATALFFVVYQAFSALSAALDAGPLFILGAVIGVSLALMGMMVIMSRKKVITKIIGYLSMENGVLLFSLFIAEMPFIIEVLIVVDLLMIIVLSAVLAFGIDSSVEAFHKRLNQLGLDFED
- a CDS encoding proton-conducting transporter membrane subunit; its protein translation is MDSFIIIAFAAPALVIAGLSFFLGRFRPDIDGSVLNTLIIVEAAGYMALSLWLITAELPIFLLENGYFFVDTLGAYETVITSTLFLLSAVYARGYLASLLDRGEIDRSLLGLFYGAFALLPLVIVLGFLSNNLALLWIFAELSTLFSVILLVTLKARENITAALKYVFVTSTAMLFAFIGIIILFALSREVFPGGTLNWTELMASAASISPRLYSFAFVFLFIGFAAKAGVVPFHTWLPTVYVRAPSVVAVVSGAVLNLGLYAIFRLYAIGHRAGDDAFLNPLLITFGAASILVAGLALIARTNTKKLIAFSGIEQTGLILLALGLGSPLALFWALFHKAGNALVKALLFFSAGIFHRQYRSNKFFAVTNPFGLQPLAAWGLILGAAAAIGVPMLPVFLAKFNILSIMASQALPLFIGVLAGFLLVAAGFGYYLVRVFSQGAGDPVERYPTPLTMKLPIIAAIMALFAMGLYLPGWLETILDTIVTDLGF
- a CDS encoding NADH-quinone oxidoreductase subunit C yields the protein MNMDDLSAQVEEELRNRGFNGRGRHGPDGIDYLALSVVALLEAVKVLKKRGDLVLSGLWVIEKFEGRDFTLFYCFERRGAAGLFVLQVPLTANRGMSIAATFPIAAYYEREVADGFGIEFEGAFDTRRLFLHESYPDNFHPLLKSFDGRHIEPADITSKREYRFKEFKGEGMYQIPVGPVHAGIIEPGHFRFSVIGETIFNLEIRHFWKHRGLEKLAEGKTPDEALKIAEAISGDETAANACAFAMAAERIAGIDLPVRASQLRLILLELERIYSHLGDLAGMAVDAAYPVGAAPFFVLREEILRWNAALTGSRFLKDTIVPGGLSRDIPDDKLKELRTYESVFKTRFKTALEGIYNSVWIIDRLETTGVIDPSLVVPLNLSGPAARASGAHIDTRLDHPYGLYVELKPKLITAEAGDVLARFQVKAGEIEASMRLLRDTTDRIEAGPVRVPCHPRTGYTVALVEAARGQNLHWLYLKDGRIDRWKVRTASFCNWLAIEHAVIGNIVPDFPLINKSLNLSYAGNDL